In the genome of Streptomyces sp. P3, the window CGACGAACGGATCGCGGTCGTCACCCGGATCAAGGACGGCATCCTCGCGAGTCACGAGGAGCTGGCCCGGGTGATCTCCGCCGAGAACGGCTCGCCGTACTCCTGGAGCGTCCTCGCGCAGGCCCTCGGCGCGATGATGGTGTGGGACTCGGCGATCAAGGTCGCCGGCGACTTCACCTACGAGGAGCGGCGTGACGGCGTGCTCGGCAGGATCCTCGTGCGGCGCGAGCCGGTCGGCGTGGTCGCGGCCGTCGTCCCCTGGAACGTCCCGCAGTTCGTCGCCGCCGCCAAACTCGCGCCCGCGCTGCTCACCGGCTGCACCGTGATCCTCAAGCCGTCGCCGGAGACGCCGCTGGACGCGTACGTCCTCGCGGACATCGCGCGCGAGGCGGGGCTGCCGGAGGGCGTGCTGTCGATCCTTCCCGCGGACCGCGAGGTGAGCGAGTACCTGGTCGGGCATCCCGGCGTCGACAAGGTCTCCTTCACGGGTTCCGTCGCGGCCGGCAAGCGGGTCATGGAGGTGGCGTCCCGCAACCTCACCCGGGTCACCCTCGAACTGGGCGGGAAGTCGGCGGCCGTCGTCCTGCCGGACGCGGACATCGCCACCGCCGTGCCGGGGATCGTCTCGGCCGCCTGGATGAACAACGGCCAGGCCTGTGTCGCCCAGACCCGCATCCTGCTGCCGCGCTCGCGCTACGACGAGTTCGCCGACGCCTTCGCCGCCGCGGCGGCCGCGCTGGTCGTCGGCGACCCGCTGGACCCGGCGACCCAGGTCGGTCCGCTGGTGGCCGAGCGTCAGCAGCGCCGCAACCTCGACTACATCCGCATCGGCCAGGAGGAGGGCGCGAAGATCCTCACGGGCGGAGGGCGTCCGCCGGGCCTGGAACGCGGCTGGTACGTCGAGCCGACCCTCTTCGGCGACGTGGACAACTCGATGCGGATCGCCCGCGAGGAGATCTTCGGCCCGGTGATCTGTCTGCTGCCCTACGGCGACGAGTCCGAGGCCCTCAAGATCGCCAACGACTCCGACTACGGGCTCAGCGGCAGCGTGTGGACGGCCGACGTCGAGCACGGCATAGAGATCGCCCGCCAGGTCCGCACCGGGACGTACTCCGTGAACACCTTCAGCCTCGACATGCTCGGCCCGTTCGGCGGTTACAAGAACTCCGGCCTGGGCCGGGAGTTCGGGCCGGAGGGGTTCGGCGAGTACCTGGAGCACAAGATGATCCATCTGCCGGCGGGCTGGGAGGGCTGAGCCGCCATGGGCGACCGCTGGCACGTCGAGGTGGACCGCTCCCTGTGCATCGGCTCCGCCCAGTGCGTCCACCACGCACCCGGCGGCTTTCGGCTGGACACCGCACGGCAGTCCCATCCGGTCGATCCGGACATGGACGCCAACGAGCGGGTGCTGGCCGCTGCGGAGAGCTGTCCGGTGGAGGCGATCATGATAACGCTGGTGGGGAACGGCGAGGCGGTCTTTCCTCCCGACGAGTGAGAAATGTTTGATTTGGGGGTTTCATTCTGGTTCAGGTGTTCTATGCTGGTAGAGGCCTACGAGGCGAGTGAGGGAGTTCGACCGGAGTAGCCGACTCGGGCGTGACGCCGTATGACAGGGCATCCGCCGGGGCCGACGTCGACGGACGGACTGAGGGACCGGAAGGCCGCAGGCCAGGGCCTGACGGAGAACCCCGGTCGTCTCGTAGGTCTTCTCGTGCGTGCGTACGCGGGCCGCCGCTCCCGCACGCCTCGGCTCCTGGAGGAGTTCCTCCCGGAGGAGTTCCCCCGCTTCCTGGACGCTGACGCGCTCTACGGGTGCGTCCCGCCCTACGGGTGCGTCCGGGGGGCCTTCGGGTCGGTCACGTCGATCAGCCGGCACACCGTCTCGATGTCGATGCGCACCTGCGCGATGGACGCGCGACCGGACAGCCAGGTGATCAGCGCCGAGTGCCAGGTGTGCTCGATGACGCGGACCGCGGAGAGCTGCTCGGGCGTGGGGTCGGTCAGCCCCATCGAGTCCAGGATGATCGCCGTCGTCTGCCGGGACACCTGGTCCACCTCCGGCGACACGCTGCGGTCGGCGAAGGTCAGCGCGCGCACCATCGCGTCCGCCAGGTGCGGCTCGCGCTGCAGGGCGCGGAAGGCGCGCATCAGCGTCTCCGCGACGCGCTCCGCGGCGCCTTCGCCGGTCGGGGGCTTCTTGCGCAGCGTGCCGTGCATGTGCTCCAGCTGGTCCTGCATCGTGGCGACCAGCAGATGCACCTTGGAGGGGAAGTAGCGGTAGAGCGTGCCGAGGGCGACCTGCGAGGACTCGGCGACCTCCCGCATCTGCACCGCGTCGAAGCCGCCCCGGCTGGCCAACTGCGCGCTCGCGTGCAGGATGCGGCGACGGCGCGCCTCCTGACGCTCGGTGAGAGGCGAGTGCGCCGGGCGCTGTGGGGTGGCATCGGCAGACATGGTCCCGCTCCGGTCCGTTCCGTGACGGTCGTGGTGACCGTCGGTGAGGGGGCGGTGATCATGCGGCTCGGCAGAGCGGCCGGCCCGTGCCGGTCGTGGCGTGAATCACCTGATCCACTGCTCTCAGCGCTCCTACCTGCCGGTAGATTCAGAGCCTCCCGAACGATCAAGTTTGAAACTTGTTCTAGATTAGCGTCCCGTCGTAGTGTCGCGGGACAATGCAGGCAGAAGGGGGCCCGGAGTGACCGCTGAGGCCAGTCAGGCGGGGTCCCGGAGTGACCGTGCTTCCGACGGCGAGCGACCGCTCAAGATCGCACTCCTCACCTATAAGGGGAACCCGTTCTGCGGGGGCCAGGGCGTCTACGTACGGCATCTGTCGAGGGAGCTCGCCCGCCTCGGGCACAGCGTCGAGGTGATCGGCTCCCAGCCCTACCCCGTGCTCGACCCGGGGCTCGAGGACCGCCTCACCCTCACCGAGCTGCCCAGCCTCGACCTCTACCGCCAGCCGGACCCCTTCCGCACGCCCGGACGGGACGAGTACCGGGACTGGATCGACGCCCTGGAAGTGGCGACGATGTGGACCGGCGGGTTCCCCGAGCCGCTGACGTTCTCCCTGCGCGCCCGCCGCCATCTGCGCGCCCGCCGCGGGGAGTTCGACGTCGTGCACGACAACCAGACCCTGGGCTACGGCCTGCTGGGCGACGTCGGCGCACCGCTGGTCACCACCATCCACCACCCCATCACCGTCGACCGGCAGTTGGAGCTGGACGCCGCCGAGGGACGACGGCGCCGCCTCTCGGTGCGCCGCTGGTACGCGTTCACCCGGATGCAGAAGCGCGTGGCGCGCCGACTGCCGTCCGTGCTCACCGTCTCCGGCACCTCCCGGCAGGAGATCGCCGACCACCTCGGCGTCCGCGACGACCGTATCCACGTCGTCCACATCGGCGCCGACACCGACCTGTTCTCGCCGGACCCGTCCGTGGCCGTCGTGCCGGGCCGGATCGTGACGACGTCCAGCGCGGACGTCCCGCTCAAGGGCCTGGTCTTCCTCGTCGAGGCGCTGGCCAAGGTGCGCACGGAGCACTCCGGGGCCCACCTCGTCGTCGTCGGCAAGCGCCCGCAGGAGGGGCCGGTCGCCCAGGCGATCGAGCGGTACGGCCTCGAAGGCGCCGTCGAGTTCGTCAAGGGCATCTCCGACGCCGAACTCGTCGACCTGGTGCGCTCGGCGGAGGTCGCCTGCGTGCCGTCGCTGTACGAGGGCTTCTCCCTGCCGGCCGCCGAGGCCATGGCCACCGGCACGCCGCTGCTCGCCACGACCGGCGGGGCGATCCCCGAGGTCGCCGGGCGCGACGGCGACACCTGCCTGGCCGTGCCGCCGGGCGACGCGGGCGCACTCGCCGCGGGCCTGAGCCGCCTGCTGGGCGACCCCGCCCTGCGGGCCCGGCTCGGCACGGCCGGACGGCAACGCGTGCTGGAGCGGTTCACCTGGGCGCGAGCCGCCGAGGGGACCGTCGCCCGCTACCGAGAGGCGATAGCCGACGGCGGCCGCGCACGGGTCGCCCCGGCCATCGACGCCCACGGCACCACCGAAACCCCCGACGCCTCCCCGGCCCCGCTCGCCGCCGAAAGCCCCGAGGCCGCGGAGAGCGTCGAGGCCGTGGCGACGGCCGACGTCGTATCCGAAGCATCCGATCGCGAAAGCAGGGCCACGTGCTGACCGTCGACTTCTCCCGGTTCCCGCTCGCCCCGGGCGACCGAGTCCTGGACCTCGGCTGCGGGGCCGGGCGGCACGCCTTCGAGTGCTACCGGCGCGGCGCGCAGGTCGTGGCCCTCGACCAGAACGCCGAGGAGATCCGCGAGGTCGCCAAGTGGTTCGCGGCGATGAAGGAGGCCGGCGAGGCCCCCGAGGGCGCCACCGCCACCGCCATGGAGGGCGACGCGCTCGCGCTGCCCTTCCCCGACGACTCCTTCGACGTCGTGATCATCTCCGAGGTCATGGAGCACATCCCGGACGACAAGGGAGTCCTCGCCGAGATGGTGCGGGTGCTCAAGCCCGGCGGCCGCATCGCGATCACCGTCCCGCGCTACGGGCCCGAGAAGGTCTGCTGGACCCTCTCCGACGCCTACCACGAGGTCGAGGGCGGCCACATCCGCATCTACCGGGCGGACGAACTCCTCGAGAAGATCCGCGAGGCCGGCCTCAAGCCCTACGGCACCCACCACGCCCACGCGCTGCACTCGCCGTACTGGTGGCTGAAGTGCGCGTTCGGCGTCGACAACGACAAGGCGCTGCCGGTGCGGGCGTACCACAAGCTGCTGGTCTGGGACATCATGAAGAAGCCGCTGGCCACCCGGGTCGCCGAGCAGGCCCTCAACCCCCTGATCGGCAAGAGCTTCGTGGCCTACGCGACCAAGCCGCACCTGCCCGCGGTGGACGCGCGGTGACCACTCCCCGGACAGAACACCTGGTCCTGCCCGGGGTCCTCACCGCAGGGCAGGCCGCCGCGACCGTCGCCGGCATCCTCGCCGTGCAGCGGGAGGACGGCGCCATCCCGTGGTTCAGGGGCCACCACCTCGACCCCTGGGACCACACCGAGGCCGCCATGGCCCTGGACGCCGCGGGCGAGCACGAGGCCGCCGACCGCGCCTACGCGTGGCTGGCCCGGCACCAGAACGACGACGGCTCCTGGTACGCCGCCTATGCCGACGGCGCCCACGACGACGTCACCGACCGGGGCCGCGAGACGAACTTCGTCGCCTACATAGCGGTCGGCGTCTGGCACCACTACCTCTCCACCGGCGACGACACCTTCCTCGACCGGATGTGGCCGAGCGTGTACGCGGCGATCGAGTACGTGCTGCGGCTCCAGCAGCCCGGCGGCCAGATCGGCTGGCGGCGCGACGACGACGGAACGCCCACGGCCGACGCGCTGCTCACCGGCTCCTCCTCGATCCACCAGGCGCTGCGCTGTGCGCTCGCCATCGCCGAGCAGCGCGAAGAGGCACAGCCCGACTGGGAGTTGGCGGCCGGAACGCTGCGGCACGCGATACGACGGCACCCCGAGCGGTTCCTCGACAAGGACCGCTACTCGATGGACTGGTACTACCCGGTGCTGGGCGGCGCGTTGACCGGCACGGAGGCCAAGTCCCGCATCGAGGCCGACTGGGAGCGGTTCGTGGTGCCGGGCCTCGGCGTGCGGTGCGTCGTGCCCAACCCGTGGGTGACGGGCGGAGAGTCGGCCGAACTCGCCCTCGCCCTGTGGGTGATGGGCGAGTCCGACCGGGCACTGGAGATCCTGCAGTCCATCCAGCACCTGCGGGACGCCGACTCCGGGCTGTACTGGACCGGGTTCGTCTTCGGCGACGAGGAGATCTGGCCCCGCGAACTCACCACCTGGACCGCGGGGTCGTTGCTGCTCGCGGTCGCGGCCCTCGGCGGCCACGAGGCCACCTGCGCCGTGTTCGGCGGCGAGCAGCTTCCCACAGGACTCGAAGCGGACTGCTGCGCCTGAGAGGGCGGAGTACCGCACCTCGGGTTCGGGATGCCGCACCCGGGGGAGAGGGCGCTCGGGGACGT includes:
- a CDS encoding class I SAM-dependent methyltransferase — encoded protein: MLTVDFSRFPLAPGDRVLDLGCGAGRHAFECYRRGAQVVALDQNAEEIREVAKWFAAMKEAGEAPEGATATAMEGDALALPFPDDSFDVVIISEVMEHIPDDKGVLAEMVRVLKPGGRIAITVPRYGPEKVCWTLSDAYHEVEGGHIRIYRADELLEKIREAGLKPYGTHHAHALHSPYWWLKCAFGVDNDKALPVRAYHKLLVWDIMKKPLATRVAEQALNPLIGKSFVAYATKPHLPAVDAR
- a CDS encoding ferredoxin, which encodes MGDRWHVEVDRSLCIGSAQCVHHAPGGFRLDTARQSHPVDPDMDANERVLAAAESCPVEAIMITLVGNGEAVFPPDE
- a CDS encoding prenyltransferase/squalene oxidase repeat-containing protein is translated as MTTPRTEHLVLPGVLTAGQAAATVAGILAVQREDGAIPWFRGHHLDPWDHTEAAMALDAAGEHEAADRAYAWLARHQNDDGSWYAAYADGAHDDVTDRGRETNFVAYIAVGVWHHYLSTGDDTFLDRMWPSVYAAIEYVLRLQQPGGQIGWRRDDDGTPTADALLTGSSSIHQALRCALAIAEQREEAQPDWELAAGTLRHAIRRHPERFLDKDRYSMDWYYPVLGGALTGTEAKSRIEADWERFVVPGLGVRCVVPNPWVTGGESAELALALWVMGESDRALEILQSIQHLRDADSGLYWTGFVFGDEEIWPRELTTWTAGSLLLAVAALGGHEATCAVFGGEQLPTGLEADCCA
- a CDS encoding aldehyde dehydrogenase; translation: MAELVEHGQLFIGGALTDPLGDAVIEVISPHTEEVIGRVPHASRADVDRAVAVARRAFDEGPWPRLPLDERIAVVTRIKDGILASHEELARVISAENGSPYSWSVLAQALGAMMVWDSAIKVAGDFTYEERRDGVLGRILVRREPVGVVAAVVPWNVPQFVAAAKLAPALLTGCTVILKPSPETPLDAYVLADIAREAGLPEGVLSILPADREVSEYLVGHPGVDKVSFTGSVAAGKRVMEVASRNLTRVTLELGGKSAAVVLPDADIATAVPGIVSAAWMNNGQACVAQTRILLPRSRYDEFADAFAAAAAALVVGDPLDPATQVGPLVAERQQRRNLDYIRIGQEEGAKILTGGGRPPGLERGWYVEPTLFGDVDNSMRIAREEIFGPVICLLPYGDESEALKIANDSDYGLSGSVWTADVEHGIEIARQVRTGTYSVNTFSLDMLGPFGGYKNSGLGREFGPEGFGEYLEHKMIHLPAGWEG
- a CDS encoding TetR family transcriptional regulator, translated to MSADATPQRPAHSPLTERQEARRRRILHASAQLASRGGFDAVQMREVAESSQVALGTLYRYFPSKVHLLVATMQDQLEHMHGTLRKKPPTGEGAAERVAETLMRAFRALQREPHLADAMVRALTFADRSVSPEVDQVSRQTTAIILDSMGLTDPTPEQLSAVRVIEHTWHSALITWLSGRASIAQVRIDIETVCRLIDVTDPKAPRTHP
- a CDS encoding glycosyltransferase family 4 protein gives rise to the protein MTAEASQAGSRSDRASDGERPLKIALLTYKGNPFCGGQGVYVRHLSRELARLGHSVEVIGSQPYPVLDPGLEDRLTLTELPSLDLYRQPDPFRTPGRDEYRDWIDALEVATMWTGGFPEPLTFSLRARRHLRARRGEFDVVHDNQTLGYGLLGDVGAPLVTTIHHPITVDRQLELDAAEGRRRRLSVRRWYAFTRMQKRVARRLPSVLTVSGTSRQEIADHLGVRDDRIHVVHIGADTDLFSPDPSVAVVPGRIVTTSSADVPLKGLVFLVEALAKVRTEHSGAHLVVVGKRPQEGPVAQAIERYGLEGAVEFVKGISDAELVDLVRSAEVACVPSLYEGFSLPAAEAMATGTPLLATTGGAIPEVAGRDGDTCLAVPPGDAGALAAGLSRLLGDPALRARLGTAGRQRVLERFTWARAAEGTVARYREAIADGGRARVAPAIDAHGTTETPDASPAPLAAESPEAAESVEAVATADVVSEASDRESRATC